The following are encoded in a window of Cyprinus carpio isolate SPL01 chromosome A13, ASM1834038v1, whole genome shotgun sequence genomic DNA:
- the LOC122147202 gene encoding phospholipid-transporting ATPase VA-like, whose protein sequence is MLGIENLPKLAGPFLQTVSLERKSPAAMIQQLEQEHGGGMTKDLTKNRKVVMPSWTEDEEIKELKQSYSRNKVRTTKYTFLSFIPKNLFEQLHRFANVYFIFLGALNFVPIVNAFQPEISIIPIVFVMSITAVKDLWEDQRRRKSDQQVNNLLCDVFDR, encoded by the coding sequence ATGCTCGGGATAGAGAATCTGCCTAAATTGGCTGGTCCATTCTTACAGACTGTGTCTCTAGAGCGGAAGAGTCCAGCTGCCATGATTCAGCAGTTGGAGCAAGAACATGGAGGTGGCATGACAAAAGATCTGACCAAAAACAGAAAGGTTGTCATGCCAAGTTGGACtgaagatgaagaaataaaggaatTAAAACAGTCTTACAGCAGGAATAAGGTCCGGACGACCAAGTACACCTTTCTATCATTCATCCCCAAGAATCTTTTTGAGCAACTTCATCGTTTTGCCAATGTATACTTCATCTTTTTGGGCGCATTGAACTTTGTGCCTATTGTAAATGCATTCCAGCCGGAGATCTCGATCATTCCTATTGTCTTTGTGATGTCCATAACTGCTGTTAAAGACCTTTGGGAGGACCAACGTCGGAGGAAGTCTGACCAACAGGTCAATAACCTCTTATGTGATGTCTTTGACAGGTAA
- the LOC109100769 gene encoding COMM domain-containing protein 8-like isoform X1, producing MMIKLLEKLPSEQCAKLIHRVVNGVCGQSGPRRTEYGERWSLTEWVELMNALSSFIRFAVGNGCSDQEIQELLSDLDTSHAEAVLQCVRSRFAEIRHALVDRTNGISSIQLQDFNWQLKLALSSDKLSALNNPLLNLSLDLKENGIQRTVNIEMNKEELHTLISALEAANKVVLQLK from the exons ATGATGATAAAATTGCTCGAAAAACTCCCATCTGAACAATGTGCTAAA CTCATACACAGGGTGGTGAATGGGGTGTGCGGCCAGAGTGGTCCGAGGCGAACAGAATACGGTGAACGGTGGAGTCTGACAGAATGGGTGGAGTTAATGAACGCTCTCTCCTCTTTTATCCGCTTTGCTGTAGGAAATGGTTGTTCAGATCAAGAG ATCCAGGAGCTGCTGAGTGATTTGGACACGTCACATGCTGAGGCTGTTCTCCAGTGTGTCCGCTCCAGGTTCGCTGAGATCAGACATGCTTTGGTGGACAGAACCAATGGCATCTCAAGCATACAGCTACAGGACTTCAACTGGCAGTTAAAG CTGGCATTATCCAGCGACAAGCTGTCAGCTTTAAACAATCCTCTGCTAAATCTCAGTCTGGACCTGAAGGAGAATGGAATTCAGAGAACGGTGAATATAGAAATGAACAAAGAGGAGCTGCACACTCTCATCAGTGCACTAGAGGCTGCTAATAAG
- the LOC109100769 gene encoding COMM domain-containing protein 8-like isoform X2 codes for MMIKLLEKLPSEQCAKLIHRVVNGVCGQSGPRRTEYGERWSLTEWVELMNALSSFIRFAVGNGCSDQEELLSDLDTSHAEAVLQCVRSRFAEIRHALVDRTNGISSIQLQDFNWQLKLALSSDKLSALNNPLLNLSLDLKENGIQRTVNIEMNKEELHTLISALEAANKVVLQLK; via the exons ATGATGATAAAATTGCTCGAAAAACTCCCATCTGAACAATGTGCTAAA CTCATACACAGGGTGGTGAATGGGGTGTGCGGCCAGAGTGGTCCGAGGCGAACAGAATACGGTGAACGGTGGAGTCTGACAGAATGGGTGGAGTTAATGAACGCTCTCTCCTCTTTTATCCGCTTTGCTGTAGGAAATGGTTGTTCAGATCAAGAG GAGCTGCTGAGTGATTTGGACACGTCACATGCTGAGGCTGTTCTCCAGTGTGTCCGCTCCAGGTTCGCTGAGATCAGACATGCTTTGGTGGACAGAACCAATGGCATCTCAAGCATACAGCTACAGGACTTCAACTGGCAGTTAAAG CTGGCATTATCCAGCGACAAGCTGTCAGCTTTAAACAATCCTCTGCTAAATCTCAGTCTGGACCTGAAGGAGAATGGAATTCAGAGAACGGTGAATATAGAAATGAACAAAGAGGAGCTGCACACTCTCATCAGTGCACTAGAGGCTGCTAATAAG